The Fusobacterium necrophorum subsp. necrophorum genome includes the window TGGAAAAAATCCTTATATCGAAACAGAAAGACCCATTGTTGTTGTCACCGCTCCCGGTCCCGGAAGTGGAAAATTGGCAACTTGTTTAGGACAATTGTATCATGAATTCAAAAGAGGAAAATTTGCCGGATATTCAAAATTTGAAACGTTTCCGGTGTGGAATGTTCCTTTAAAACATCCTTTAAATATTGCTTACGAAGCAGCAACCATCGATTTGGCAGACGTCAATATGATCGATCCTTTTCATTTGGAAGCCTATGGAGAAACTACGATAAATTATAACCGTGATATCGAAGCTTTCCCTCTTCTAAAAAGAATTATTGAAAAAATTACAGGGAAAGAATCGATTTACAAATCTCCTACAGACATGGGAGTCAACCGAGTCGGTTTTGGAATTGTAGATGATGCTGTGGTGCAAGAAGCTTCAAAGCAAGAAATTATTCGTCGATATTTCAACGCCGGTTGTGAATATAAAAAAGGATATATTGACTACCCTACCTTTCAACGAGCCGAACTTATCATGAGAAATCTAAATTTGACAGAAGAAGATAGGAAATGTGTAGCTGCAGCTAGAAAGAAAGCAGAAACTTCCGGAATCTTATCTGCTGTTGCACTGGAACTGCCGGATGGAAATATTATTACAGGAAGACAATCTGAACTTATGGATGCGAGCTCAGCTGCTATTTTAAATGCTGTGAAATATCTGGCTGATTTCGATGACAAGTTACTCTTGTTATCCCCTGTTATTTTGGAGCCGATTTTAACCTTAAAGGAAAAAACTTTAAATCATAAAAATGTTCCCTTGGATTGTGAAGAAATTTTGATTGCCTTGAGTATCTCGGCTGCAACTAATCCTATGGCAGCATCCGCCTTGTCAAAATTACAAAACTTAAAAGGAGTTCAGGCACACTGTACTCATATTTTAGCAAAAAAAGATGAACAAACTTTAAAAAAATTAGGAATCGACATTACCTGTGACCAGGTTTTCCCAACAGAAAATTTATATTACAATTCTTAAGAAAAATCGAAAAGGCCCTCTTCCTGAGAGCCTTTTCCTTTATCACTTATCTGCTTTTTTGACATGCAACATATGTCGCATACGCAATTGCTTGGTTAATAAGTAGTGTTCATTCACCTCATTATGATCTATTTCAATTTCTTCTCGTCCTGTAATTTTAACACCATATTCTTCCAGACCTTCTAATTTCGCCGGATTATTTGTCAACAGACGAATGGATTGTACTCCCAAAGCATGTAACATTTGTGCTGCAATTCCATAATCACGCAAGTCTCCTGCAAATCCTAAATGTAAATTGGCATCTAAAGTATCCAAACCTTCTTCTTGCAATTTATAAGCCTTCAATTTATTGATAAGACCGATTCCTCTTCCCTCTTGACGTAAATACAGAACGATCCCTTCTCCTTCTCTGTCAATTTTTCTCATGGCACTATGAAGCTGTTCTCCACAATCGCATCGTTTGGAACCTAGAATATCTCCGGTAAAGCATTCTGAATGCACTCGCACCAAAACATTTTCTTTTCCTCTGACGTCTCCTTTTACCAGAGCAATATGCTCTTTCCCGTCCAACTGGTTGTCGAAGCCGATGATGGAAAAAGAACCAAAAGCGGTCGGCATTTGAGCTTTCACTTCCACTTTTACCAATTCATCATTCTTCTTTCGATATTTTACTAAATCTTCAATTGAAATAATTTTCAAATCTTTTTCTTTTGCAAAGACTTCCAAATCATCCATTCTTGCCATAGTTCCATCCGGTTTTAGAATTTCACAAATCACGGCTACCGGTTTCAATCCGGCAATTCTACATAAATCTACTGTCGCCTCGGTGTGTCCCTCTCTTTCTAAAACTCCTCTATCTTTCGCCGTCAAAGGAAAAATATGTCCCGGTTTTGTGAAATCTTCCGCCTTTGAGCTAGGATCCGCTAAATGTAAAATAGTTGTTAAACGATCTCCAATCGAAATTCCTGTCGTCGTTCCATATTTATAATCTACAGAAACTGTAAAAGCAGTACATTTTGCATCTGTGTTGACTGCCGTCATAGGAATCAGCTGTAATCTTTCTGCCCATTCTTGACTCATAGGAACACAGGTCAAGCCCCTTGCCTCGGTTGCCATTAAGTTAATGGCATCATAATTTGCTCTCTCTGCAGCAACAAATAAATCTCCCTCATTTTCTCTATTTTCATCATCTACGACAATAATAGGCTTTCCGTTTTTAATATCTTCCAATGCATCTTCTATTTTGCTTAACATCATTCTCTCCTTAAAATCCATTTTTTGCTAAAAAATCTAAACTTAATTTAGAGTTTTTTTCTTCCTGCTTGGGAAAAGAAAGAAGTTTTTCCACATACTTTCCGATTAAATCTGTTTCTACGTTGATATAATCTCCCACTTTTTTCTTTCCTAAGATAATCATTTCCTGACTATGTGGAATCAGAGAAACTCCCAAAGTGTATTCTCCCAACTCCATTACAGTTAAACTGGCACCATCTAAAGTAACCCTTCCTTTTTCTACAACATATTTCATATACTGCTTAGGAAGTTCTACTGTATATATCTTGGCAATTCCGTCTTGTCGAATCTCTATAATTTTCCCCTCACAATCCACATCTCCTGTTACCAAATGCCCTCCTAAGGGTGTTGATAAGGTAATGGATTTTTCGAGATTGACAAAGTCAGATTTCTTTAAACGATGTAAATTTGTCCTCTTCATCGTTTCATGCATACAGTCTGCTACAAAATAATTTTTTCCAATTTCCACAGCAGTCAAACATGTTCCGTTTGTAGCAATACTATCCCCTAGTTTTGCTCCCTCTAACACTTTTTTACACTGTATTTTTATCTGCATGGAATGATTTCCTTCTGTAATTGAAAGAACTCTTCCCATTTCTTCTACCAACCCTGTAAACATAATTCTCTCCTAACGATAAAATTCCATAGAACAGTTATTTCCGTATTGATGCACTTTCACATTGGGCAAACTAATAGCTTCCTCCATACTTTCTTTGCAAAATCCTGAAATAAATGAAACCGCTTTCTCATCTCCTAAAATCTTAGGTGCGATAAAGATTTCTCCTCCATCAATCACATTTTCCTGGAAAGCAGCTGAAATAAGTTGACCTCCTCCTTCTAACAACACGGAGTCCACTCCCAATTTTCCAATTTCCTCCAACATATTTGAAAAAGAAAATATTCTCTCTTTCAGAAAAATAAAACGAAGCTCCAATTTCTCCAATTCTTTTCTCTTATCTGTTTCTTTTTCCGACAAAGAAGTAATGATGATAACTTTTTTATCCTTTTTATGTAACAATTTGGAAGACAATGGAATCTCTAAGTAGGGATCCACAATAATTCGATACGGGTCTCTTCCATTTTCTATTCTAGCATCTAAACTCGGATTGTCTTCTATCACAGTATGAATTCCTACCATAATTCCCATATATTTATTTCTTAGGTATTGTACTCTTTCTCTTGCCGTTTCATTTGTGATCCATTTCGATTGAAAGCTTCGTGTTGCCAACTTTCCATCTAAAGTAATCCCACATTTCAGAAATAAAAAGGGAGTTTTTGTAGAAATATATTTTAAGAATACACGATTTAAAGCCCTAGCCTCTGTCTCACAAAGCCCAACTTCCACTTGAATTCCCGCTTCTTTCATCATAGCAATTCCCTTTCCTGCCACTAAAGGATTAGGGTCCTCCATAGCAATGATACATCTTTTAATCCCGGAGTCAATAATTTTTTTAGCACAGGGAGGAGTTTTTCCATAATGAGAACAAGGCTCCAATGTTACATAAATGGTGGCATCTTTTGCCTCAGTTCCAGCTTCTTGTAGAGCATACACTTCCGCATGGGGACCTCCATACTGATGATGATAACCCTGACCTATAATATTTCCATTTTTTACAACAACAGCTCCTACAAGAGGATTCGGATTTACTTTTCCTTCTCCTTTTTTTGCTAATTTTAAAGCAAAATGCATATATTCTTGTGCTTCCATACTTTTATAGTTCCTTTAATAAATTTGCCATTTCAATTCCGGTCATTGCTACATCAAACCCTTTATTTCCGGCTTTTGTTCCGGCTCTTTCAATTGCCTCCTCAATAGAATTTGTTGTCAACACTCCGAAAATAACCGGAATATTGCTTTCCAATCCAACATGAGCTACTCCCTTAGAAACTTCTGCACATACGTAATCAAAATGTGGGGTAGAACCTTTAATCACTGCTCCTAAAGTAATCACACAATCATATTTTCCTGAATTTGCCATTCTTTTTGCTGCCAATGGAATTTCAAAAGCTCCGGGAACCCATGCCAGAGTAATGTCTTTTTCTTCTACCTCATGTCTCAACAAAGCATCCTCTGCTCCGGAAATCAATTTCGAAGTAATAAATTCATTAAATCTTGCCGCTACAATTCCTACTCGTAATCCTTTTCCACTGTATTTTCCTTCTAATCTATGCATAATCAAACCCTCCTAAAAATTTTTATAAAAAAAGCCCGAAATAATATTTCGGGCGTGCACGACAAAATAAAAACAGTCCTTCCTATTTCTCTTCTCCCATCCAGACTCTACTGTCGGTTTTGGAATTTCACCAAATCAAAGCAAATGCTTTCGTGGACTTTACCACCGGTCGGGAATTACACCCTGCCCTGAAGATATATTCTTTACGGATTTATTCTATACCGATTTGTTCTTTTTGTCAATTCTATTTTTCTTTTCTGAAGAAAAAGTTTTTTCTGACATTTTTTATTTTCTATACATTGTTAACTTTTTTTGTATTTTTTTAATAAAAAGTTTTTCTTCAAATATATTTTGTACGATAAATTTATATATCTAATATATATTTCGATTTTCATATATCTTTTTTTGACGAACAAAGAAAACTATGCTAAGATAATATATAGATATTATTTTTTAGGAGGGTTTTTATGTTATCAAAAAAAATGTTATTGACCAGTTTAGCCGTTTGTTTATCTGCATCAACTTTTGCTCATTTTCAACTAATTCATACAGCCAGCTCCAATATTACAGATAAAAATTCTGTTCCTTTTGAATTGATTTTTACACATCCCGGAGAAGGAACAGAAGGACATAGTATGGATATTGGAAAAGATGAAAAAGGAAGTATTCAACCAATGGAAGCCTTTTTCTCTGTTCATAAAGAACAAAAAACAGATTTAAAAAATAAATTAACATCTTCTAAGTTTGGTCCGAAAGACCACCAAGTACAATCTTATAAATTCACGTTAGATAAAACAACCGGACTAAAAGGAGGGGGAGATTGGGGATTAGTTGCCGTTCCTGCTCCTTATTATGAAGCTTCTGAGGATCTTTATATCCAACAAGTCACAAAAGTTTTTGTCAACAAAGATGATATTGCTACTGATTGGGATGCCAGAATTGCAGAAGGATATCCTGAAATTATTCCTTTGAATAATCCAACTGATATGTGGGTAGGACAAGTATTTCGAGGAAAAGTAGTGGATCCGGAAGGAAAAGCGGTTGCAAATGCTGAAATTGAAGTGGAATATATCAACGCAGACATTCAAAATTCTCAATTCAAGGGAGAAAATAAATTTGAAAAAGCAGCCATGGTTCTTCGCGGAGATGAATTCGGATACTTCTCATTTGTTCCGGTACATGCTGGATATTGGGGATTTGCTGCCTTAGGTGCCGGTGGAGAAAAAACTCATAATGGAAAAGAATTATCTCAAGATGCTGTTCTTTGGATAGAAGCAAAATAAAAACTTTTAAAAATATCCTCTTATTTTGAGGATATTTTTTATTTCTCTTTTTTTCTTGACATAATGAATAAAATGTGATAAATTAATTGTATAAAATTAAATTTTAAAAAATTTATTGTATATAGTGAAATCATAGAAACGGAGGAGGAATATGGGAGAACTTTTAAATTTTTTCGGGCAAACTTTATTATTGTGTTTCTCTAGTACAATGATATTAGTTTTCATGTCACATATTATTATCATGGATTATAAGGAGAGGGTATAAGATGAAAATTTATGAATTTAATGCAAAGGATATCACAGGAAAAGTCGTTCCTTTGGAACAATATCAAGGAAACATTCTTTTAATTGTAAACACGGCGACAGCCTGCGGTTTTACACCACAATATAATGAATTGGAAGCTTTATATAAAAAATATCAGGGACAGGGATTCCTGATCTTAGACTTCCCTTGCAACCAATTTGGACAACAAGCTCCGGGAAGTGAGCATGAAATTTCCAATTTTTGTTCTTTAAACTTCGGAGTTTCTTTTCCTCAATTTTCTAAAGTTGATGTGAATGGAGAAACTGCTCATCCGTTATTTCAGTACTTACAATCTGAAAAAGGCTTTGCAGGCTTTGATCCGAAACATAAATTAACACCTATTTTAGAGAATATGTTACGAAAAGAAAATCCTAATTTTGAAAAAGAAGCTAGCATCAAATGGAATTTTACAAAATTTTTAGTCGACAGAAATGGACAGGTTCTTCAAAGATTTGAACCGACAAGCGATATTTCAGAAATAGACAAAATCATAAAATCTATGCTATCATAAAATAAAAACGGGAGTTGACAATGGACAAATATGATGTATTGAAATTAGAAAATCAATTATGTTTTCCTTTATATGCCGTAGCAAAGGAAATCACAAGAGCCTATCAGCCTTATTTGGAACCTTTGAATCTTACCTACACACAGTATATTACCATGATGGTTTTATGGGAGCATAAAGAAATCTCGGTAAAAGAGCTTGGGAATTCTCTTTATCTCGATTCCGGAACTCTAACTCCTTTGCTCAAAAAAATGGAACAAAAATCATGGATTCGACGAATACGTTCGAAAGAAGATGAAAGAAGTGTTCTGATTCAATTGACAAGTCAAGGAGAAGCTTTAAAGGAAGAGGCCGTTAAAGTTCCGGCGGCAGTTAGTGCCTGTGTCAATATAAATCCTGAAGAAGCAAAACAATTGTATCATATCTTACATCATTTGTTACAAAGCTCCTGGGTTCATAAAAAATAATGCAAAAAGGAGAGAAGTTATCTCTCCTTTTCATATTATGATTATTTTGCTTCTACAAATTTTACTCCCAAATCAGGAAAATCAGTAAATAATCCGGTAGCTCCTGATTTATTTAATAAGGCATCATACATTTCATCAATATTTTTTACAAATTTAGGTAATGCATCTTTACGAATAGTATATGGATGATTTTCCATCTTTGTTGTTTGAATGTCTTCTACCATATCTGTATATTTTAAATTTCCTAAAGTAGAAGTCTTTTCATCTATTAACATGTACCACCCCGGACCAACGCCGTCTGCATATTTTGCAATTTCTTTCATGGCTCCTTTTTTAAACATCCAATCATAGTCATAATTGATCCATTTTCCATCTTTTCCTTTTTCTTCTGTTTCATGCCAATCTGTGTAAGCAATCAATTGTACCAACTTTACATCCATATTCATTGCCGGCATCAATTCTGTTTTAATTCGTTTCAATTCATTATAATCGAAGGTTTGCAAATATACCAAATCTGTTTTTTTCGTATATCCGTATTTCTTCAAAACCTCCAATGTTGCCTTGGCAATATCTTTTCCGTTTTGATGATGAAACCACGGTGCTTTAATTTCCGGATAAATTCCAACCTTTTTCCCTGTTGATTTTTCCAAACCTTGAATAAATTCAATTTCATCTTCAAAGGTATGAAGTCTGAAATGAGAAGCCCATAGCGGAAATCTTCCTGGATATACTTGTTTTTGTACTCCATTTTCTGTACTGAAATTTTCTGTCATTTCTAAAGTTTGTAGCTCATCCCAAGTAAAATCAATCACATAATATCGTCCATCTTCTCTTTTTCTATCCGGAAATTTTTTGGCAACATCTGTCAATCCGTCTAAAAAGTGGTCATGAATCACAATCAATCTTCCATCTTTTGACATGGCCAAATCTTGTTCTAAGTAGTCTGCACCTTGTGCAAATGCCAAAGCTTTGGATTCCAGAGTATGTTCCGGTAAATATCCGCTTGCCCCTCTATGAGCAATAATTAATTTGTTATGCATCCCGTTTGCCTCCATTGTTTCCGCATAAGCACTCATACTGAATAATACGGAAGCTAATACTAAAACTTTCTTCATGTTCATAAACTTCCTCCTCAAAATTTGTTTTTTGTATTACTTTACATGTATTCTATCTCTTTTTAGTATATTTGTCCATATTTTTATATATTTTTACAGTTATTTTATTTCACAGTGCAGATATATCTTCTTATTAAAAGGATTATGGGTTCCCAAAACAACGATTTCCTCGCAGGGAAGCAATGTTTTTTCGATAAAAACAAGATTTTTTTCCAATAAATATTGGACATGTGTTTTCGTATTTTGATACTCCTCTATTCTATCTTTCTCAAGATAGCTGGGTTCCGCATGCTTGTGAATTCCTACACAGGAACAGCCCACCGGCGTCATTTCGATGACAAGAGCTGAAATTTGATTTTTTTCCATATATTTTTTCACTTTTTCTTCTATTATAATTTTCATATTTTCTCCCCATTTTCTTTAGCATAGTAACAAATTTTAAAATTCATCCCAACCGTCAATGGAAGAACTCATATTATAGCTGGTGACAGTTCCTTCAAAAAAGTTCGATTTTACATTTCCGTCCCCCTCCGTATCCGCAAATCTCTCCAGATGCTTATATGGATTTTTTGTAAATTCCTCATACATTGGTGCTAAACCAATCGTTCGCAGTCTTTCATTTGCCAACCATTTGGTATAGGCTTCCGTTGTCTCTGTCGTAATTCCCAGAATCCGATTTCCAATAATGTGTTCTGTCCATAAAATTTCTTGTTCTACAGCGGTCCGAAACATAGCCCGAATTTTTTCTTCCTCAAAAAAATTATGATTCTCCGCCTTAATTTCTCGAATGATTTTTTGAAATAGAACCACATGAGAAAGTTCATCTCGATTGATCAGACGAATCACATCCGAAGTTCCCACCATTTTGTTTCGACTTGCCAATAGATAAAAGAAATTAAATCCATTGTAGAAATACAAAGATTCCAACAAATAATTTGCAATCAATACCTTAGCAAAGTTTTGATCACTTGCCTCTTCAATAAAATCCTGATATATTTGTGCAATAAAGCGATTTCTTTCAAAAAGCACCTTATCATCTCTCCACTTGTCATAAATCAAGTCCCTACTTTCTTTTGGCAAAATAGATTCGATGATATATTGATACGACTGGGAATGAATTGCTTCCTGAAAAGTTTGAATGGACAATAATAAATTGACCTCCGGTGCCGTGATATAATCCGAAATATTAGGCAAGTTATTAGTTTGAATACTATCTAAAAAAATTAAAAAAGATAAAATTCCATCATAGGCTTCTCTCTCCGGTACCGTTAAATTTTCATAATCGTTTTTATCTTGTGTCAAATCCACTTTTTCCGGAATCCAAAAATTTGCCATCATTGTTCGGTAGAGTTGTGTTGCCCAAGAAAATTTTACATTGTTTAAATTGAATAAATTCGTAGAATTTCCTTTGATAATTTTTCTCTCCAATAAACTATCATTTCCTTCCGGATTGAATAATCGTTTCCTATCCACTGCAGCTTTCACACTCCTCTTTTTCATTGATAATATTTGTATTTTTCTGAATTGTTCTCACGTAATATACCGATTTGCAGCCTGTTTCCCAAGCAGTGACTAAGGT containing:
- the ribE gene encoding 6,7-dimethyl-8-ribityllumazine synthase yields the protein MHRLEGKYSGKGLRVGIVAARFNEFITSKLISGAEDALLRHEVEEKDITLAWVPGAFEIPLAAKRMANSGKYDCVITLGAVIKGSTPHFDYVCAEVSKGVAHVGLESNIPVIFGVLTTNSIEEAIERAGTKAGNKGFDVAMTGIEMANLLKEL
- a CDS encoding glutathione peroxidase; translation: MKIYEFNAKDITGKVVPLEQYQGNILLIVNTATACGFTPQYNELEALYKKYQGQGFLILDFPCNQFGQQAPGSEHEISNFCSLNFGVSFPQFSKVDVNGETAHPLFQYLQSEKGFAGFDPKHKLTPILENMLRKENPNFEKEASIKWNFTKFLVDRNGQVLQRFEPTSDISEIDKIIKSMLS
- the ribE gene encoding riboflavin synthase, which gives rise to MFTGLVEEMGRVLSITEGNHSMQIKIQCKKVLEGAKLGDSIATNGTCLTAVEIGKNYFVADCMHETMKRTNLHRLKKSDFVNLEKSITLSTPLGGHLVTGDVDCEGKIIEIRQDGIAKIYTVELPKQYMKYVVEKGRVTLDGASLTVMELGEYTLGVSLIPHSQEMIILGKKKVGDYINVETDLIGKYVEKLLSFPKQEEKNSKLSLDFLAKNGF
- a CDS encoding DUF4198 domain-containing protein, which encodes MLSKKMLLTSLAVCLSASTFAHFQLIHTASSNITDKNSVPFELIFTHPGEGTEGHSMDIGKDEKGSIQPMEAFFSVHKEQKTDLKNKLTSSKFGPKDHQVQSYKFTLDKTTGLKGGGDWGLVAVPAPYYEASEDLYIQQVTKVFVNKDDIATDWDARIAEGYPEIIPLNNPTDMWVGQVFRGKVVDPEGKAVANAEIEVEYINADIQNSQFKGENKFEKAAMVLRGDEFGYFSFVPVHAGYWGFAALGAGGEKTHNGKELSQDAVLWIEAK
- a CDS encoding DUF1846 domain-containing protein; translation: MKIGFDHNKYLEEQSKFIEERVNHYDKLYLEFGGKLMFDLHAKRVLPGFDENAKIKVLSKLKDKVEVVICVYAGDIERNKMRGDFGITYDMEVFRLIDDLREHDLKVNSVVITRYEERPATALFITKLERRGIKVYKHLSTKGYPTDIDTIVSDEGYGKNPYIETERPIVVVTAPGPGSGKLATCLGQLYHEFKRGKFAGYSKFETFPVWNVPLKHPLNIAYEAATIDLADVNMIDPFHLEAYGETTINYNRDIEAFPLLKRIIEKITGKESIYKSPTDMGVNRVGFGIVDDAVVQEASKQEIIRRYFNAGCEYKKGYIDYPTFQRAELIMRNLNLTEEDRKCVAAARKKAETSGILSAVALELPDGNIITGRQSELMDASSAAILNAVKYLADFDDKLLLLSPVILEPILTLKEKTLNHKNVPLDCEEILIALSISAATNPMAASALSKLQNLKGVQAHCTHILAKKDEQTLKKLGIDITCDQVFPTENLYYNS
- a CDS encoding bifunctional 3,4-dihydroxy-2-butanone-4-phosphate synthase/GTP cyclohydrolase II; amino-acid sequence: MLSKIEDALEDIKNGKPIIVVDDENRENEGDLFVAAERANYDAINLMATEARGLTCVPMSQEWAERLQLIPMTAVNTDAKCTAFTVSVDYKYGTTTGISIGDRLTTILHLADPSSKAEDFTKPGHIFPLTAKDRGVLEREGHTEATVDLCRIAGLKPVAVICEILKPDGTMARMDDLEVFAKEKDLKIISIEDLVKYRKKNDELVKVEVKAQMPTAFGSFSIIGFDNQLDGKEHIALVKGDVRGKENVLVRVHSECFTGDILGSKRCDCGEQLHSAMRKIDREGEGIVLYLRQEGRGIGLINKLKAYKLQEEGLDTLDANLHLGFAGDLRDYGIAAQMLHALGVQSIRLLTNNPAKLEGLEEYGVKITGREEIEIDHNEVNEHYLLTKQLRMRHMLHVKKADK
- the glpQ gene encoding glycerophosphodiester phosphodiesterase yields the protein MNMKKVLVLASVLFSMSAYAETMEANGMHNKLIIAHRGASGYLPEHTLESKALAFAQGADYLEQDLAMSKDGRLIVIHDHFLDGLTDVAKKFPDRKREDGRYYVIDFTWDELQTLEMTENFSTENGVQKQVYPGRFPLWASHFRLHTFEDEIEFIQGLEKSTGKKVGIYPEIKAPWFHHQNGKDIAKATLEVLKKYGYTKKTDLVYLQTFDYNELKRIKTELMPAMNMDVKLVQLIAYTDWHETEEKGKDGKWINYDYDWMFKKGAMKEIAKYADGVGPGWYMLIDEKTSTLGNLKYTDMVEDIQTTKMENHPYTIRKDALPKFVKNIDEMYDALLNKSGATGLFTDFPDLGVKFVEAK
- a CDS encoding MarR family transcriptional regulator, translating into MDKYDVLKLENQLCFPLYAVAKEITRAYQPYLEPLNLTYTQYITMMVLWEHKEISVKELGNSLYLDSGTLTPLLKKMEQKSWIRRIRSKEDERSVLIQLTSQGEALKEEAVKVPAAVSACVNINPEEAKQLYHILHHLLQSSWVHKK
- the ribD gene encoding bifunctional diaminohydroxyphosphoribosylaminopyrimidine deaminase/5-amino-6-(5-phosphoribosylamino)uracil reductase RibD; the encoded protein is MEAQEYMHFALKLAKKGEGKVNPNPLVGAVVVKNGNIIGQGYHHQYGGPHAEVYALQEAGTEAKDATIYVTLEPCSHYGKTPPCAKKIIDSGIKRCIIAMEDPNPLVAGKGIAMMKEAGIQVEVGLCETEARALNRVFLKYISTKTPFLFLKCGITLDGKLATRSFQSKWITNETARERVQYLRNKYMGIMVGIHTVIEDNPSLDARIENGRDPYRIIVDPYLEIPLSSKLLHKKDKKVIIITSLSEKETDKRKELEKLELRFIFLKERIFSFSNMLEEIGKLGVDSVLLEGGGQLISAAFQENVIDGGEIFIAPKILGDEKAVSFISGFCKESMEEAISLPNVKVHQYGNNCSMEFYR
- a CDS encoding ribonucleotide-diphosphate reductase subunit beta; this encodes MDRKRLFNPEGNDSLLERKIIKGNSTNLFNLNNVKFSWATQLYRTMMANFWIPEKVDLTQDKNDYENLTVPEREAYDGILSFLIFLDSIQTNNLPNISDYITAPEVNLLLSIQTFQEAIHSQSYQYIIESILPKESRDLIYDKWRDDKVLFERNRFIAQIYQDFIEEASDQNFAKVLIANYLLESLYFYNGFNFFYLLASRNKMVGTSDVIRLINRDELSHVVLFQKIIREIKAENHNFFEEEKIRAMFRTAVEQEILWTEHIIGNRILGITTETTEAYTKWLANERLRTIGLAPMYEEFTKNPYKHLERFADTEGDGNVKSNFFEGTVTSYNMSSSIDGWDEF